GGAGAAAACGGAGGAGCACCTCCGCAGTTCTCCGCGACCTCCGCGCCTCCGCGTGGTCCCCCGACGGAGCAGGAAACCGATCAGACCGCGTCGGAGAGCGAGGTGAAGGTGAAGTCGCGCGCCTTGATGGCGGGCACCATCACCGCGCCGCCATCGCCGTCTTCCGAGGCGCTCACCCGCACCGGCTCGCTCATCGCCTCGATGTTGTTCAGCAGGAAGATGGGCGACTCGTTCCAGCGCAGGTTCTTGACGGCCGTGGTGATGCGGCCGTTCTCCACCAGGAAGGTGCCGTCGCGGGTAAGCCCCGTGAACAGGATGGTGCGCGGGTCCACCGGGCGGATGTACCACATGCGCGTCACCAGCAGCCCGCGCTCGGTGGAGCGGATCATCTGCTCCACCGAGGTGTCGCCGCCCGACATCAGGTAGGTGCCGGGGTTGCCCGTGGGCTCGCGGTTGCTGCGCTGCGCCCAGAAGCGGTTGTACGCCAGGTTGCGCAGCGTGCCGTTCTCAACCCACACCTGCCGCCGGTTCGGCAGCCCCTCGTTGCCGAACGGGTTGGCCGCGATGCGCGGGTCCGCCGGGTCGGAGATGATGGTCACCCGCTCGTCCAGGAACTTCTCTCCCAGCTTGTTGCCGCCGCCCTGCTTGCTGAAGAACGAGCGGCCCTCGTCGGCCGTGCGGGCGTTCAGCGCGAACGCCATCAGGTTCACCATGTTGGCCACGGCGGTGGGCTCCAGGATCACCGTCCACTCGCCCGGCTCCACCGCGCGCGGGTTGCGCGACAGCTCGGCCTTGCGGATGGCGCGCTCGCCCAGGGCCGCCGCGTTCAGCCGCGCCCAGTCGTTCTCGCCGCCGCCGGCCCAGCCGGAGCCGGTGCCGTCCGGCGTGCGCACCGTAGACGTGAGGCTCACGCCGGTGGAGCGCGCGTAGGCGAACAGGCCGCGCTTGGTGGCGACGGCGTTGCTGCCGGTGGAGTGCACCAGGAACCCGGTGGAAACCAGGTTCTGCCGCGCCGCGGGCCCGGCGATCTGCATGATGGCGCGGGCGCGCTCCTCGGGCGTCAGGTTGGCGGTGGCGTCGAAGTACGGCTCCGACTGCACGTACTGCTGCGGCCCCAGCTCGCCCAGGTACTCGGGGTCTTCGGGAACCAGCCGGGCCAGCCGCTCGGCCGTCTGCACCACCTGCCGAAGCCCCTCGTCGTCGAAGCGGTTGGTGGTGGCCGAGGCCACCTTCTTTCCGAAGGCGGCGGTGACGGTGACCGTGGCGTCGTACGAGTCGCCCGAGGTGCTCACCTGGTTCATGGCCCACCGGGTGTTGCCGGTGGTGGAGCTGTTCAGGTTCACCCGCGCCTCGTCGGCGGTGGTGAACGAAAGGACCTTCTGCGCCAGCGCCTCGGCGTCGGCGCGCGACAGGTAGCGGGGTTCGGCCATGCTCAAGCCCTCCGACCGGTGTTGATGACGTTGACCCCGCGGAAGCGCGCGGCCGGACAGCCGTGCGACACCGCGTTGACCTGGGAAGGCTGCCCCTTGCCGTCGAAGAAGGAGCCGCCGATGAAGTACGTGCTCTGCCCGCCGATCAGGTCCATCCCGTTCCAGAACTCGGGCGTGCGCATCTGGTAGGCGACGTCCTTCAGGTCGCCCACGATGCGGCCGTTGCGGATCTCCTTGAACACCTGCCCGCCGAACTGCGCGTTGTAGCGCTGCTGGTCGATGGAGAACGAGCCGTCGCCATCGATCAGGATGCCGTTCTCCACCCCGCCGATCAATTCGTCGAGCGGCACGTCGCGCGTGGGGTGGGGAAGCAGGTTCACGTTGGGCATGCGCTGAAACTGCACCACGTTCCAGTTCTGCGCGTAGCTGTTGCCGTGGCTGCGCACCGGCTTGCCCGTCTGCCGGTACCAGTCGGCCAGCATGGGCGCCTGCTCGCGCGTGGTCTGCAGGTCGTTCAGAATGCCGTTCTTGACGATCAGGTACTCGTCGGGCTTCACCCCTTCGTCGTCCCAGCCGATGGACGAGAGCCCGCCCGGGGTGCTGCGCTCGCCCTGGATGTTCATGAAGTCGCGGCCGTAGCGGAACTTGCCCAAGAAGTCGGCGATGGGGGAGATGAACGACGTCCCGGCGTAGTTGGCCTCGAACCCCATGATCCGGTCCAGCTCGGTGGGGTGGGCGATGGACTCGTGGATGGTCAGCCACAGGTGCGTGGGGAGCAGCACCAGGTCGTAGCGTCCCGGCTCAACCGGCTTGGCGGTGAGCTTGCGGACCGCCTCTTCGGCCCAGCGGCCGGCGTTGCCCGGCAGGTTGGCCTGCCGGACGTGCTCGTATCCCATGGCCCGCGGCGCCACGTCGGTGCTGGCCCGGCTCTGGAAGTCGCCGCCCTCGCCCACCGCGGTGATGTTCATCTGGGGGTACGACCGGTACAGCGTCTGCTCGATGTACGAGCCGTCGGTGGACGCGAACGTCTTGTCGATGCGCAGGAAGTTCATCGACGAGGTGACGAAGCGCGCGCCGTTCACCTTGAGCGCCTCGGCGTTGGCGCGCAGCAGCAGGTCTACCTTTTCCTCGATGGGCACGTTGAACGGGTCGGTCTCCAGCGGCGACGACCAGCGTCCGTTCGGCACGGCGTCCACCGGCGCCAGCTCCAGCGGGCGCTGGCGGGCGGCGGAGTTGGCCCGTCCCTGGGCCACGGCCTGCCGGGCCACCCGCACCACCTCGTCGGCGCTCACCTCGCGGCTGGCGGCGAACCCCCAGGCGCCGTTCACGATCACCCGCACCCCGAAGCCGGTGCTTTCGGCGTCGTTGAAGAAGAGGATCTGCCGCTCGCGCGTGCCCAGCGCCTGCG
This window of the Longimicrobium sp. genome carries:
- a CDS encoding TldD/PmbA family protein; its protein translation is MAEPRYLSRADAEALAQKVLSFTTADEARVNLNSSTTGNTRWAMNQVSTSGDSYDATVTVTAAFGKKVASATTNRFDDEGLRQVVQTAERLARLVPEDPEYLGELGPQQYVQSEPYFDATANLTPEERARAIMQIAGPAARQNLVSTGFLVHSTGSNAVATKRGLFAYARSTGVSLTSTVRTPDGTGSGWAGGGENDWARLNAAALGERAIRKAELSRNPRAVEPGEWTVILEPTAVANMVNLMAFALNARTADEGRSFFSKQGGGNKLGEKFLDERVTIISDPADPRIAANPFGNEGLPNRRQVWVENGTLRNLAYNRFWAQRSNREPTGNPGTYLMSGGDTSVEQMIRSTERGLLVTRMWYIRPVDPRTILFTGLTRDGTFLVENGRITTAVKNLRWNESPIFLLNNIEAMSEPVRVSASEDGDGGAVMVPAIKARDFTFTSLSDAV
- a CDS encoding TldD/PmbA family protein, with the translated sequence MKRREFLLHGAAATAALGAGSAILPRLAAAAPIDPMDPAVSRDLAMRALEAARAAGASYADVRISGNRSQALGTRERQILFFNDAESTGFGVRVIVNGAWGFAASREVSADEVVRVARQAVAQGRANSAARQRPLELAPVDAVPNGRWSSPLETDPFNVPIEEKVDLLLRANAEALKVNGARFVTSSMNFLRIDKTFASTDGSYIEQTLYRSYPQMNITAVGEGGDFQSRASTDVAPRAMGYEHVRQANLPGNAGRWAEEAVRKLTAKPVEPGRYDLVLLPTHLWLTIHESIAHPTELDRIMGFEANYAGTSFISPIADFLGKFRYGRDFMNIQGERSTPGGLSSIGWDDEGVKPDEYLIVKNGILNDLQTTREQAPMLADWYRQTGKPVRSHGNSYAQNWNVVQFQRMPNVNLLPHPTRDVPLDELIGGVENGILIDGDGSFSIDQQRYNAQFGGQVFKEIRNGRIVGDLKDVAYQMRTPEFWNGMDLIGGQSTYFIGGSFFDGKGQPSQVNAVSHGCPAARFRGVNVINTGRRA